Proteins found in one Tsukamurella paurometabola DSM 20162 genomic segment:
- a CDS encoding glycerophosphodiester phosphodiesterase family protein, with translation MTPGRLMLSVLTLVAVVAGTAAPVSAAPQRTVDLQAHRGGLGLTTESTLAGFDAAMRLGVTTLELDTQVTKDRKVVITHDRKVDAKKCTDTAPATPSDPQFPYVGKYIRDLRYAQIRTMNCGYEKLEGHTTQRVVAGARIPELRELFDLVRSRRSAVRMNIETKVEAGAPEQTAPRGEFVGAVAGEITRSGLAGQVTIQSFDWNALREIGPLLPGVGLIALTNGAQFLQTGEPGASPWLGLDVDRYGGDWVRAAAETIAGLTAVSPVQGNPQDGGVGDPGFVRFTTPALIRRAHALGLKVIPWTVNDPATMRALLDDGVDGLITDYPDRARTVFRDLGIASPASS, from the coding sequence ATGACCCCCGGTCGCCTGATGCTCTCCGTCCTCACCCTGGTCGCCGTCGTCGCTGGAACCGCCGCTCCGGTGTCAGCAGCACCGCAGCGCACCGTCGACCTCCAGGCCCACCGCGGCGGCCTCGGCCTGACCACCGAGTCGACGCTCGCGGGCTTCGACGCCGCCATGCGGCTCGGCGTGACCACGCTGGAGCTGGACACACAGGTGACGAAGGACCGGAAGGTGGTGATCACGCACGACCGCAAGGTCGACGCCAAGAAGTGCACCGATACCGCGCCCGCGACACCGAGCGATCCGCAGTTCCCGTACGTCGGGAAGTACATCCGCGACCTTCGCTATGCGCAGATCCGCACCATGAACTGCGGCTACGAGAAGCTGGAGGGGCACACCACCCAGCGAGTGGTGGCCGGGGCCCGTATCCCGGAGCTGCGTGAGCTGTTCGATCTGGTGCGCTCGCGGAGGTCTGCGGTGCGGATGAACATCGAGACGAAAGTCGAGGCCGGCGCTCCCGAGCAGACCGCACCCCGCGGTGAGTTCGTCGGCGCCGTCGCGGGCGAGATCACCCGGTCCGGCCTCGCGGGGCAGGTCACGATCCAGAGTTTCGACTGGAACGCGCTGCGGGAGATCGGACCGCTGTTGCCGGGCGTCGGCCTGATCGCCCTCACCAACGGCGCGCAGTTCCTGCAGACCGGCGAGCCCGGGGCATCGCCGTGGTTGGGTCTGGACGTGGACCGATACGGCGGCGACTGGGTGCGCGCCGCCGCCGAGACCATCGCCGGGTTGACCGCCGTTTCACCGGTCCAGGGTAATCCGCAGGACGGGGGAGTCGGCGACCCTGGTTTCGTGCGCTTCACCACGCCCGCGCTGATCCGTCGTGCCCACGCGCTCGGGTTGAAGGTGATCCCGTGGACGGTGAACGACCCAGCGACCATGCGAGCCCTGCTCGACGACGGTGTGGACGGCCTGATCACCGACTACCCCGACCGTGCCCGCACCGTGTTCCGCGACCTCGGCATCGCATCGCCTGCGTCGAGCTAG